The proteins below are encoded in one region of Arenibacter algicola:
- a CDS encoding IS3 family transposase (programmed frameshift) — protein MKENRRIYSKEFKQKAVELSHVRGNVNDIARELGVRSELLYRWRREFAHDPSLSFSGNGNKQLTPEAKEVARLKRELADVTMERDNLKKGDRHLLRERQEIYKFMKDHRLEFHVGKMCKVFKVSKSGFYRSQRMLPCDRDNENRMLLFQIGRIHQKSKATYGSPRITDELRAQGFDVSRPRVARLMKQKGIRAVHAKKFVVTTDSKHKYPVAENKLDRNFSAQAKARAWVSDITYIKTGRGWLYLTIIIDLFDRKVIGWSLSSDLSAANTCMAAWRMAVKNRPLSGKLIFHSDRGVQYACNAFRNLLGSYEGVQQSMSRKGNCWDNAVAESFFKSIKVELIYRTRYKRKEQAAISVFEWIETWYNRNRRHSALGNRTILEFEQIMQFKNVA, from the exons ATGAAAGAAAACAGAAGAATCTACAGTAAAGAATTTAAACAAAAGGCGGTGGAATTGAGCCACGTTCGTGGCAATGTGAACGATATTGCCCGTGAACTGGGTGTCAGATCGGAACTTCTCTATCGCTGGAGACGAGAGTTTGCCCATGATCCTTCCCTGTCCTTTAGTGGCAACGGGAATAAACAGCTCACCCCGGAAGCAAAAGAAGTTGCCAGGTTAAAAAGGGAGCTCGCCGATGTAACCATGGAGCGGGATA ATCTTAAAAAAGGCGATAGGCATCTTCTCCGCGAGCGACAGGAAATCTACAAATTCATGAAGGACCACCGATTGGAATTTCATGTTGGGAAGATGTGCAAAGTTTTTAAAGTGAGCAAAAGTGGGTTTTACAGAAGTCAAAGAATGCTTCCTTGCGACCGGGACAATGAGAACCGGATGCTACTTTTTCAAATTGGGCGGATACACCAGAAAAGTAAGGCGACCTACGGAAGCCCGCGGATAACCGATGAGCTCAGGGCCCAAGGATTCGATGTGTCCAGGCCACGGGTGGCCCGGCTGATGAAACAAAAAGGTATACGGGCCGTGCATGCTAAAAAGTTTGTGGTCACCACCGATTCCAAACACAAATATCCGGTAGCAGAAAATAAATTGGACAGAAACTTTTCAGCGCAAGCTAAGGCCCGGGCCTGGGTATCGGACATCACCTACATAAAGACCGGGAGGGGATGGCTTTACTTAACGATAATTATTGACCTTTTCGACCGTAAGGTCATAGGTTGGTCACTCAGTAGCGATCTGAGTGCCGCAAACACTTGTATGGCCGCATGGAGAATGGCTGTTAAAAACAGACCGCTTTCGGGAAAATTGATATTCCATTCGGATAGGGGCGTACAATATGCCTGCAATGCCTTTAGAAACCTATTGGGCAGTTATGAAGGAGTTCAGCAGAGTATGAGCAGGAAAGGGAACTGTTGGGACAATGCCGTTGCGGAAAGCTTCTTTAAATCCATAAAGGTAGAACTCATATACAGGACCCGTTATAAGAGAAAAGAACAGGCCGCTATATCTGTGTTCGAGTGGATAGAAACCTGGTATAACCGAAACAGAAGACATTCAGCTCTGGGTAACCGCACAATACTAGAATTTGAACAAATAATGCAATTTAAAAATGTAGCTTAA
- a CDS encoding SusC/RagA family TonB-linked outer membrane protein, with protein sequence MKKTNAKELSYGTIPKLDLKMRITFLLLIVTFFQLKASSGYGQKTIISLNLTEVPIKAAFAEIESLTEFRFFYKNIDLDLNRKVTLKFKKKPINSILEELFKDQKIDFEVFDTQIVLKKSSERTNTLQKSNSTTTQPQQFKVNGTITDDSGTPLPGATIVEKGTLNGTQSDFDGNYDLEVNNDAILIISYIGFVTKEISVGTQQTINVTLSENTAALDEVVVVGYGTKRKKDIISAVSVVDLEEVADVPAAGISRLLLGQAPGVNVASSSGRPGQNLDISIRGLGSLGAGNDPLWVIDGFPLESSDGLNPNEIESISILKDAASTAIYGARGSNGVILVTTKKGKVGKTSVTLDVTTGFQNVPKDRRVDMMNAVEFGEFQKSSWIDRYIASNGSEPSESEIPEGIRNPENNTISTDWMDEILANSPLFTKYDLSIASGNEKTQSLITLGYMDQDGVVIKTNFERFNVRAKIDNKITDNITVGLNLSGSRTNERIIGAGNRHTPVGLALWVDPREPVYNEDGSFNAYLGDKDTPGDLIFNSANPVQILHEQKTTLNTNRLLANSYAEFKFLKDFTFKSTLNASLVNSRYNQFTPSTLSGFSWNQPAPNNAVLNERYDETFNWSADQLLSYSKVLNEVHNVNALLGYTSQESTFRAIGGNGSKFPDDDVRFLQQAESIGVDSQESSWSLLAYFAQINYTFKNKYLVSATYRREGSSRFGSNNRWGNFPAISAGWRISEEAPLKDTSWLNDLKLRASFGATGNNDIGNYPSLSTLSTTNYIFGGSFQPGKILNSLSNPNLGWEKSEQFDYGIDLTMFNNRLSFVAEYYKKTTTDMLLPVNIPVITGFETTFTNIGKVENTGIELGLNYRTNITEDLKFRSNFNISFNKNKVLEIDGDNDEIRTGGIYGAHHVSQVGRPIAMLHGFRNLGVFQSQAEIDASPIQDGAVPGSFKYWDANGDGEVTYDFQDFVEIGNPHPEFVYAFNMGLDYKAFDLNVVFTGAQNYEVFTEIEHTTMNMDGVFNVEVRAADRFRYTTMSGDAGPTSNFWKWEREGNSWYISDASHVWLRSLSLGYTIPTNENSFVDGVRVYVNGDNLLLFTGYEYGNPQPNDRGELRPGVDETPYPLARTVSLGATFKF encoded by the coding sequence ATGAAAAAAACCAATGCCAAGGAATTGTCCTATGGAACAATTCCGAAACTCGATTTAAAAATGCGGATAACCTTCCTTCTCCTAATTGTCACATTTTTTCAACTTAAGGCCAGTTCGGGATATGGCCAAAAGACCATAATCAGTCTTAACTTAACAGAAGTCCCAATTAAAGCAGCATTCGCTGAAATAGAGAGTTTAACAGAATTTAGATTTTTTTATAAAAATATCGATTTGGATTTGAATCGCAAGGTAACTTTAAAATTCAAAAAAAAACCCATCAATTCAATTTTAGAAGAGCTCTTTAAAGATCAAAAAATCGACTTCGAAGTTTTTGATACTCAAATAGTTCTAAAAAAATCCTCGGAGAGAACTAATACACTCCAAAAATCAAATTCAACTACAACACAGCCTCAACAATTTAAAGTGAATGGAACCATTACTGACGATAGCGGCACTCCTTTACCAGGTGCAACTATTGTTGAAAAGGGCACATTAAATGGAACGCAGTCGGATTTTGATGGTAATTACGATTTAGAGGTAAACAATGACGCCATTTTAATAATTTCCTATATCGGATTTGTGACCAAAGAGATATCCGTAGGCACACAACAGACTATAAACGTAACACTCTCAGAAAATACCGCAGCTCTTGATGAAGTTGTGGTCGTAGGATATGGTACCAAAAGAAAGAAAGATATTATATCCGCAGTTTCCGTAGTGGACCTTGAAGAAGTAGCGGATGTTCCGGCTGCTGGTATTTCAAGGTTATTATTGGGGCAGGCTCCTGGTGTTAACGTGGCATCTAGTTCAGGACGTCCTGGCCAGAATCTTGATATTTCCATTAGAGGTTTAGGGTCACTTGGTGCAGGAAATGATCCGCTATGGGTAATTGATGGTTTTCCTCTTGAATCATCCGATGGTTTAAATCCTAATGAAATAGAATCTATTTCTATATTGAAAGATGCGGCTTCAACAGCAATATACGGGGCAAGAGGCTCAAATGGTGTTATTCTCGTTACAACCAAAAAAGGAAAAGTAGGTAAGACCAGTGTCACATTAGATGTTACTACCGGTTTTCAGAATGTTCCGAAAGATCGTAGAGTTGATATGATGAATGCCGTGGAATTTGGAGAATTTCAAAAATCAAGTTGGATTGATCGATACATTGCCAGTAATGGATCGGAACCTTCCGAAAGTGAAATTCCAGAAGGTATTCGTAATCCGGAGAATAACACAATATCCACGGATTGGATGGATGAGATATTGGCTAATAGTCCCTTGTTTACGAAATACGATCTTTCAATCGCATCAGGTAACGAAAAGACACAGTCATTAATAACCTTAGGCTATATGGATCAAGATGGGGTTGTTATCAAAACAAATTTTGAACGTTTCAATGTAAGGGCTAAAATCGACAATAAGATTACTGATAACATCACCGTTGGGCTGAATTTATCCGGATCCAGGACAAATGAACGAATTATTGGTGCCGGAAATAGACATACCCCTGTGGGACTTGCATTATGGGTAGACCCTCGGGAACCTGTTTATAATGAAGATGGAAGTTTTAATGCCTATTTAGGTGATAAGGATACTCCAGGTGATTTGATTTTTAATAGTGCCAATCCTGTACAGATCTTGCATGAACAAAAAACCACTCTCAACACAAACAGGCTGCTAGCCAACAGTTACGCAGAGTTCAAGTTTTTAAAGGATTTTACATTCAAATCAACTCTTAATGCAAGTTTGGTGAATTCTAGATATAATCAGTTTACGCCATCGACCTTGTCAGGCTTTTCTTGGAATCAGCCTGCACCAAATAACGCTGTCCTAAACGAGCGATATGACGAAACCTTCAATTGGTCTGCAGACCAACTGCTTTCCTATTCAAAGGTATTAAACGAAGTTCACAATGTTAACGCCTTATTAGGGTATACTTCACAGGAGTCTACTTTTCGGGCTATTGGAGGAAATGGATCAAAATTTCCCGATGATGATGTTCGATTTTTGCAACAGGCCGAATCTATTGGAGTGGATTCTCAAGAATCCAGTTGGAGTCTTTTAGCCTATTTTGCGCAGATCAACTATACTTTTAAAAATAAATATTTAGTTTCTGCTACATATCGTAGGGAAGGAAGTTCAAGGTTTGGCTCTAACAATAGATGGGGTAATTTTCCAGCTATTTCAGCAGGTTGGAGAATTTCTGAAGAGGCACCTTTGAAAGATACATCATGGCTGAATGATTTAAAGCTACGAGCAAGTTTTGGTGCCACGGGAAACAATGATATTGGTAATTATCCTAGTTTATCAACTCTTTCAACTACGAACTATATTTTTGGGGGGAGTTTTCAACCTGGTAAGATCCTAAACTCACTATCCAATCCGAACCTCGGTTGGGAGAAATCCGAACAATTTGATTATGGTATCGACTTAACAATGTTCAACAATCGCCTAAGCTTTGTAGCGGAATATTATAAAAAAACTACCACTGACATGCTTTTACCAGTGAATATACCTGTAATAACTGGTTTTGAGACCACCTTTACGAATATTGGTAAAGTAGAAAATACAGGTATTGAATTAGGGTTGAATTATAGAACTAATATTACCGAAGACTTAAAGTTCCGTAGTAATTTCAATATTTCGTTCAATAAAAACAAGGTACTCGAAATAGATGGGGATAACGACGAAATCAGAACTGGTGGTATTTATGGTGCACATCATGTTTCTCAGGTAGGCAGGCCCATTGCTATGTTGCATGGCTTTAGAAACCTTGGAGTGTTCCAATCTCAGGCGGAAATTGATGCATCACCTATTCAGGATGGTGCTGTACCAGGTTCGTTCAAGTATTGGGATGCTAATGGAGATGGTGAGGTTACATATGATTTTCAAGATTTTGTTGAAATTGGTAATCCACATCCAGAATTCGTTTATGCTTTCAATATGGGGCTTGATTACAAAGCGTTTGATTTGAATGTAGTTTTCACTGGAGCACAAAACTATGAAGTTTTTACAGAAATAGAACATACCACAATGAATATGGACGGAGTATTCAATGTAGAGGTGAGAGCAGCGGATAGATTTAGGTATACTACCATGTCTGGTGATGCAGGTCCTACTTCCAATTTTTGGAAATGGGAACGTGAAGGGAACAGTTGGTATATTTCAGACGCTAGCCATGTATGGTTGAGAAGTTTATCCTTAGGTTATACTATTCCTACCAATGAAAATTCCTTTGTTGACGGAGTCAGAGTTTATGTTAATGGGGACAACCTTCTCCTCTTTACGGGTTATGAATATGGTAATCCTCAACCCAATGATCGTGGTGAGTTAAGGCCTGGAGTGGATGAAACACCATACCCGCTAGCACGTACAGTTTCTCTGGGAGCAACATTCAAATTTTAA
- a CDS encoding RagB/SusD family nutrient uptake outer membrane protein: protein MKNLIKIFISLSVVLSMFSCSDDFLDKPNPNQLGESSFYQNEKQVTQAIVGVYGQLQNITGNQWLYSEMITDNTTVHFDEGNRGNAPNIESFEYWQYNSGTGRMYDLYRDTYNAMGNINLTLAKLEEADIDASAKSQFEGELRFFRAYYYFLLTQYYGDVVLITEPLTNPSAAFELERSPISAVYAQIESDLDIAIASLPITTVAGRLTKGAALTLSGKFWLTRKDYAMAKTVLDQVVNSNLYDLLPDYADVFDPNNKNHIESIFEVQFQGGNDLGEQSGFIYNFYPKFTNGEVTGFPGISGGGWNIPTLDIIGDYEDGDLRKSISLSEGYTNMNTGDFVAIPFIEKFRYEHSIQGRPDNNWPIYRYADVLLMLAEAINEQSGPNDVAYGYLNQVRDRADLLPVSGLSQDEFRTVLLHERRIELAFENHRWFDLRRTLSTTELVAHLNAHGASEKANQTTPRGSVGFSAGDYIFDTHEILFPIPERERVVNPELGQNEGY from the coding sequence ATGAAAAATTTAATCAAGATATTTATAAGTTTATCGGTGGTTTTGTCCATGTTTTCGTGTAGCGATGATTTTTTGGACAAACCTAACCCTAATCAATTAGGGGAAAGCAGTTTTTATCAAAACGAAAAGCAAGTGACTCAAGCTATTGTCGGAGTATATGGACAATTGCAGAATATTACAGGTAATCAGTGGCTTTACAGCGAGATGATCACAGACAACACCACTGTTCACTTTGATGAAGGGAATAGGGGGAATGCACCCAATATTGAATCCTTTGAATACTGGCAGTATAATTCCGGTACCGGTAGAATGTATGACCTCTATAGAGATACATACAACGCCATGGGAAATATCAACTTAACTTTGGCCAAACTAGAGGAAGCAGACATAGATGCTAGCGCAAAGTCCCAATTCGAAGGAGAGTTGCGATTTTTTAGAGCATATTATTACTTTCTTTTAACCCAATATTATGGTGATGTAGTTCTTATTACCGAACCATTAACTAATCCTTCCGCTGCCTTTGAATTAGAGCGATCCCCAATTTCAGCCGTCTATGCTCAAATTGAAAGTGATCTAGATATTGCAATAGCGTCGTTACCTATCACCACTGTTGCCGGAAGATTGACAAAGGGTGCTGCACTTACACTTTCTGGTAAATTTTGGTTAACAAGAAAAGATTATGCAATGGCTAAGACAGTTCTTGATCAAGTCGTAAATTCTAACCTATACGACTTATTGCCCGATTATGCCGATGTTTTTGACCCCAATAACAAAAACCATATTGAATCTATTTTTGAAGTACAATTTCAAGGAGGAAATGATCTAGGAGAACAAAGCGGATTCATTTATAATTTTTACCCTAAGTTTACAAATGGTGAGGTCACAGGCTTCCCTGGAATAAGCGGAGGTGGATGGAATATTCCTACATTGGATATCATTGGAGATTATGAGGATGGTGATTTACGCAAGTCCATTTCATTGAGCGAAGGGTATACCAATATGAATACTGGAGATTTTGTCGCAATTCCCTTTATAGAAAAGTTTCGTTATGAACATTCCATTCAAGGCCGTCCCGATAATAATTGGCCTATTTACAGATATGCTGATGTATTATTAATGCTTGCCGAAGCAATCAATGAGCAGTCTGGGCCAAATGATGTGGCTTATGGTTATCTTAACCAAGTAAGAGATAGAGCGGATTTACTCCCTGTCTCGGGGCTTTCCCAAGATGAGTTCAGAACAGTCTTACTTCATGAAAGAAGGATTGAATTAGCATTTGAAAATCATCGTTGGTTTGACTTGAGAAGAACCTTGAGTACTACAGAACTTGTTGCACATTTAAATGCCCACGGGGCCTCGGAAAAAGCCAACCAAACAACTCCTAGGGGGTCGGTAGGATTTTCAGCTGGGGATTATATATTTGACACACATGAAATATTATTTCCCATACCAGAAAGGGAGCGGGTTGTAAATCCAGAGTTAGGGCAAAACGAAGGATATTAA